The window TTTTTTCGATTTAGATAAAGGGTTTCATTTACCTGAGAAATTCACATTTCCATTTCTTTATGAACCGCATCCACTCGCTGTAGAAGCGGCTGAGCAATTAAAATCATACTTAGATAGTTTTGATAATTGGTTCTATGATTTAAACTTGGGACCAGAAAATTACCAGCATCCGTTGGGGAAAATGTTTGGGGTTCTTGTGGTTCAAGATCAAGATGGCAATTTGGGGCATCTTTGGGCCTATTCTGGTGTGATTACTGGCGAGCAGAAGGATTCTCAATTTGTGCCTCTAGTTTTTAATATGTTTGCTGAGGACAGTTTATATGCGCGAGAGAATTCAAAACTGGACGACCTCAATGCTCAAATAAATGTTTTGGTAAACGATTCTGACTACTTAAAAACATTAAAAGCTTTAAAAAACCTAAAAAAAGAAAACGAGCTCCTACTCTACAATCAGCGTAAAAAGCATGCTAACCTTAAAGCAATCCGTAAAGCCGAAAGACAAAAGGCTTCAGAAACTTTAAGCGATCAAGCATATAAAAAATTACTTGATCAACATCAAACGCAAGGAATGCATGCTAAGTTTTTGCTTAAAGAATATAAAATCTACCTTGAGAACAAAATTTTACCTTTAGAACACTTTATTTCTAAACGAGAAAATGAAATTAAGGAACTCAAACAGCAACGTAAAAATTTATCTAACCAACTGCAAAAATGGATTTTTGAACAATACAGTTTTTTAAATGCAAAGGGCGATCGCAAAAACGCAATGGAGCTTTTCCAGAACATTCCGCCATATGTACCACCATCTGGAACTGGAGATTGTGCCGCACCTAAATTACTTCAATACGCTTATCTCCACGATTTAAAACCACTCGCAATGGCCGAATTTTGGTACGGAGAATCCTTACGTTCACAAATTAGAAAACACGGTCATTTTTATCCTTCTTGTCGATCTAAATGTGAACCAATTCTAGAACATATGTTGCAAGGCCTTGAGGTAGATGACAATCCCATGCTAGAAAATCCTGCTGAAGACAAGGAACTTCATTTGATATATGAAGATGATTATATTATGGCAGTCAACAAGCCAGAAGAATTTCTCTCGGTAAGAGGTAAAACCATCGAAGATTCTGTAGAGACCAGAATGAAGCAACGTTTTCCTGGTGCGTCTGGACCTTTGATTGTTCATCGATTAGACATGAGTACTTCTGGGATTTTAGTACTTACTAAATCACTTGCAGTTCATAAAAAACTACAAAATCAGTTTGAAAAACGCACCGTTAAAAAACGATATGTAGCGCTACTTGATGGATTAGTAAAAGACGATAGTGGTTTTATAGATCTGGCTTTACGAGTAGATCTGGACAACAGGCCGTTCCAATTAGTAGATGCAGAAAATGGAAAAAGTGCTAGAACTCGTTATGAAGTCATCGAGCGTAAAGATGGTAAAACCAGAGTTCACTTCTACCCTATTACTGGTCGCACGCACCAGTTGCGCGTTCATGCGGCGCATCCATTAGGATTAAATTGTCCTATAATCGGTGATGATCTTTATGGTCATAAAAAAGACCGATTATATCTTCATGCAGAGCAACTGGTATTTATCCATCCGGTAACTTTAAAGCCAGTGGTACTAAAAGTTCCTACGCCGTTTTAGATAAAATCTATTCTTGTGAATAACTCAGACAGATTCTTATTTTAAGCAAGGATAGAGGATTGTATTTTTACATAAATCTTCTTTTATGTCTTCAGAAATTTCTTGGTTGCTATTCTTATTATTAGGTGTTGTCATAGGTGCTGTTGTGGCATGGTTTTTTGCTAAAACTCGTTTCTCTGGAAGTTTAAACCTATTAGAATCTGAAAAAAGTCAGTTGAATGCACAGCTTTCTCAATTGCAACCTGCTATTGAAGAACGTGATAAATTACGTCATGAAAACAGTCAGTACAGCGCGCAATTAGAGCAAAGAATAGAAAGTAATCAGGAGTTGAGTGCCCGATTACAAAAGCTGGACAAAGAATATCGAGATGTCGCTATTGAGAAAGAAAACCTAAATGTGTTACTGGCTGAGCAACGTACCGCTTTCGCGAAAGCGGAAGAAAAACATACTGAAGCCCAAGGAGAGATCGAGAAATTAAACGAAAAATTCACCAAAGAGTTTGAAAATCTCGCTAACAAAATCCTAGACGAGAAAAGCACCAAATTTACCGATCAAAACAAGAAAAACATCGAGCAGATTTTAAGCCCGCTGCAGGATAAAATCAAAAGTTTTGAAAAGCGCGTAGAAGATACTCACAAAGATACTATCGATAGGCAAAGTGCTTTGAGACAGCAAATTATAGGACTGAAAGAAATGAACCAGCAAATGAGTAAGGAAACAACTAACCTTACCAAAGCCTTGAAAGGAGATGCTAAAATGCGTGGTAATTGGGGTGAGCTAGTTCTAGAGCGCGTTCTTGAAAAATCTGGATTGACTAAAGGCTCTGAATATGAAGTCCAGCAAACGATTAAAACTGATGAAGGAAAAACCTTGTTTCCTGACGTGGTGATCAATCTGCCTGGCGGCAAGAAAATGGTTATCGATTCTAAGGTATCACTTAATGCTTATGAACGATTTATCAATGAAGAAGATGACTCCTTACAAGAACGATATTTAAAAGAACACGTTGCTTCACTTAAAAAACACGTCTCAGATTTATCCGGTAAAAGTTATCATGATTATCAAATCGACAGCCCTGATTTTGTTTTGCTTTTTGTGCCTATAGAACCAGCTTTTGCCATGGCTTTAAATCACGATAGCAATTTATATAGTGATGCATTTGACAAGAATATAGTAATTGTTACACCTACTACGCTATTGGCAACATTACGCACCATTGATACCATGTGGCAAAATGAAAAACAACAAAAAAACGCATTAGATATTGCGACTGCAGCTGGTGCATTATACGATAAGTTTGTAGGACTGACTGAAGATTTAATCAAAGTTGGTTCTCAACTGGATACGGTAAAAAAATCTTATTCTTCTAGCATGAACAAGCTTACTGAAGGTTCTGGAAATTTAGTAGGACGCATCGAGCGATTAAAAAGACTAGGTGCCAAAGCAAATAAATCTCTAAATGAAAAGCTTGTAAATCGTGCTATAGATAGCGATCCTGACTTTTTAGAGGCCAGCGATGAAGAAGGTAGGTTGAATTTGTAGTTGTTAGGTTGTTAGGTTGTTAGGTTGTTAGGTTGTTAGGTTGTTAGGTTGTTAGGTTGTTAGGTTGTTAGGTTGTTAGGTTGTTAGGTTGTTAGGTTGTTAAAGTTTGAAAAAAATGATCCTTATGAAAATTTAACTAGTTAAAATTTCAATTCCTAAAGCGGAATTTATTCCGCCTTGCATCGTGTTCAGATTCGATTTCAAATTCAAATTCAAGTTCAAGTTCAAGTTCAAATTCAAGTTCTACTTTTAAAATTATTACATATTTACGTAATAAAGTATATTTATTACGCTTTTACGTAATAATATAGAGTATTACATAATAATGTAATATATTTGATTTATTACGCTTTTACGTAATAATATAATTAGTCGTATATGGAAGTAGTACTTGCTGGTGATATTATTGGTTCTAAAAAGAACCAGCCTAATGATTATTTGACAATCATTGAGCCTATTTTGAAGAAACATTCTAAGAAAGGAATGTATCAAATTTATCGTGGGGATAGTTTTCAATCCTGGATGGAGGATCCACTATTGGCGCTTGATTGCGCTATTGAACTAAAAGCTGCACTAAAACGATCATCTACTCTAGATGTACGTATCGCCATAGGGCTCGGTAGAATAAATTTAATAGAAAATAATATTGCCAAATCAAATGGTAGCGCACTGACATACTCTGGAGAACTACTTGATCAATTAAAATCAAAAGAACAAGAAATAATGGTACGTAGCGGTAATGAATTAGATCATTACATGAATATTATTTTAAAACTAGCTTTGCTATATATGAACAGCTGGACAGAAAATGGTGCTGCTACTATTTATGAAATGTTTAAAACTCCTCATATTACCCAAGAAGAATTAGGGAAAAAACTAGGTGTCCAACAGGCTACCGCAAGTCGCAGACTAGACCGAGCAAACTGGCAAGAGACCCAAGAGTTACTAAATACCTATAAAAGATTTTATAAAGATGTGAGCCATGGAAATACTAATTAAACTACTCATTGTTCATTTTCTAGGTGATTTTGTCTTACAGACAGACAAATTCAATAAAAAGAAAGAAAAACACAAGCTGCGTTCTTATCACCTTTATATTCATGCCTTAATTCACGGATTATTATCTTGGTTGTTATTATGGAAACTAGAATACTGGTACATTGG is drawn from Nonlabens dokdonensis DSW-6 and contains these coding sequences:
- the rmuC gene encoding DNA recombination protein RmuC; this encodes MSSEISWLLFLLLGVVIGAVVAWFFAKTRFSGSLNLLESEKSQLNAQLSQLQPAIEERDKLRHENSQYSAQLEQRIESNQELSARLQKLDKEYRDVAIEKENLNVLLAEQRTAFAKAEEKHTEAQGEIEKLNEKFTKEFENLANKILDEKSTKFTDQNKKNIEQILSPLQDKIKSFEKRVEDTHKDTIDRQSALRQQIIGLKEMNQQMSKETTNLTKALKGDAKMRGNWGELVLERVLEKSGLTKGSEYEVQQTIKTDEGKTLFPDVVINLPGGKKMVIDSKVSLNAYERFINEEDDSLQERYLKEHVASLKKHVSDLSGKSYHDYQIDSPDFVLLFVPIEPAFAMALNHDSNLYSDAFDKNIVIVTPTTLLATLRTIDTMWQNEKQQKNALDIATAAGALYDKFVGLTEDLIKVGSQLDTVKKSYSSSMNKLTEGSGNLVGRIERLKRLGAKANKSLNEKLVNRAIDSDPDFLEASDEEGRLNL
- a CDS encoding RluA family pseudouridine synthase; the protein is MASIFHFFDLDKGFHLPEKFTFPFLYEPHPLAVEAAEQLKSYLDSFDNWFYDLNLGPENYQHPLGKMFGVLVVQDQDGNLGHLWAYSGVITGEQKDSQFVPLVFNMFAEDSLYARENSKLDDLNAQINVLVNDSDYLKTLKALKNLKKENELLLYNQRKKHANLKAIRKAERQKASETLSDQAYKKLLDQHQTQGMHAKFLLKEYKIYLENKILPLEHFISKRENEIKELKQQRKNLSNQLQKWIFEQYSFLNAKGDRKNAMELFQNIPPYVPPSGTGDCAAPKLLQYAYLHDLKPLAMAEFWYGESLRSQIRKHGHFYPSCRSKCEPILEHMLQGLEVDDNPMLENPAEDKELHLIYEDDYIMAVNKPEEFLSVRGKTIEDSVETRMKQRFPGASGPLIVHRLDMSTSGILVLTKSLAVHKKLQNQFEKRTVKKRYVALLDGLVKDDSGFIDLALRVDLDNRPFQLVDAENGKSARTRYEVIERKDGKTRVHFYPITGRTHQLRVHAAHPLGLNCPIIGDDLYGHKKDRLYLHAEQLVFIHPVTLKPVVLKVPTPF